A window of Nitrospirota bacterium contains these coding sequences:
- the glgB gene encoding 1,4-alpha-glucan branching protein GlgB — translation MEKLIQTPPGMKQVSLFTDFDIHLFKEGHHFSLFDKLGSHPMTIDDLEGVYFAVWAPNASEVSVVGDFNGWNPISHPLRVRWDSSGIWEGFYPGIQRGALYKYHIVSKSHLFYESDKGDPFAFYSEPPPKTASVFWDSTFQWSDQDWMTNRKSANSHHAPLSIYEVHAGSWKRVPGEGNRFLTYRELADDLTRYVKEMGFTHVEFLPLTEHPFYGSWGYQTTGYFAPTSRYGNPDDLMYLVNTLHQAGIGVIFDWVPAHFPADLHGLAYFDGTHLYEHADPRKGFHPHWKSAIFNYGRNEVRSFLVSSALFWLEKYHVDGLRIDGVASMLYLDYGRSEGEWIPNLFGGNENLEAISLMKRLNEEVYRRFPDVQTIAEESTAWPMVSKPTYLGGLGFGMKWNMGWMNDTLSYFSRDPLYRKHHQNQLTFSILYAFSENFVLPLSHDEVVHGKRSLLDQMPGTDVEKFSNLRLLLGYLFAHPGKKTLFMGSEWGQWKEWNHDESLDWNLLEFSPHQGVQRWVKDLNHHYRNEPSLFEWDHQSSGFEWIDFLDWEESVICFARLGPSQETVSLIICNFTPVPRFHYRVGVPREGFWIEVLNSDAASYGGSNLGNLGGVDSEPLPFHGRNNSISVSLPPLSILFFKNRKIG, via the coding sequence ATGGAAAAATTGATTCAGACGCCACCCGGAATGAAACAGGTCAGCCTCTTTACGGATTTCGATATCCATCTCTTTAAAGAAGGACACCATTTCAGTCTCTTCGATAAATTAGGCAGTCATCCCATGACGATTGATGACCTCGAAGGGGTCTATTTTGCGGTATGGGCTCCTAACGCAAGCGAGGTTTCAGTCGTGGGAGATTTTAACGGATGGAATCCTATTTCGCATCCGCTCAGGGTTCGATGGGATTCGTCCGGAATCTGGGAGGGTTTCTACCCGGGCATTCAGAGAGGGGCTCTCTATAAATATCATATTGTATCGAAATCACATCTTTTCTATGAATCGGATAAAGGAGATCCGTTTGCGTTTTATTCCGAGCCTCCACCCAAAACCGCTTCCGTATTTTGGGACAGCACATTTCAATGGAGTGATCAGGATTGGATGACAAACCGGAAATCGGCGAATTCGCATCACGCCCCGCTGTCGATTTATGAAGTTCATGCCGGATCGTGGAAGCGTGTTCCCGGCGAGGGAAATCGTTTTTTAACTTATCGCGAATTGGCCGATGATCTGACCCGCTACGTCAAGGAAATGGGGTTTACACATGTCGAATTTCTTCCTTTGACGGAACATCCTTTTTACGGTTCATGGGGTTATCAAACGACGGGATATTTCGCGCCGACCTCCCGGTACGGGAATCCGGACGATTTGATGTACCTTGTGAATACGCTCCATCAAGCGGGGATAGGAGTGATCTTCGACTGGGTTCCCGCTCATTTCCCCGCTGACCTCCATGGTCTCGCCTATTTTGACGGAACCCACCTTTATGAACATGCGGATCCCAGAAAGGGGTTTCACCCTCATTGGAAAAGTGCCATTTTTAATTACGGGAGAAATGAAGTCCGGTCGTTCCTGGTAAGCAGCGCGCTCTTTTGGCTGGAGAAGTACCATGTTGACGGACTGAGAATAGACGGGGTCGCCTCAATGCTCTATCTTGATTATGGAAGGAGCGAGGGAGAGTGGATTCCCAATTTGTTCGGCGGAAATGAAAATCTGGAGGCGATTTCTCTCATGAAGCGCCTCAATGAAGAGGTCTATCGGAGATTTCCGGATGTCCAGACCATTGCGGAGGAATCTACAGCATGGCCGATGGTCTCAAAGCCAACCTATTTAGGAGGACTCGGCTTCGGAATGAAATGGAATATGGGGTGGATGAATGATACCTTAAGCTATTTTTCCAGGGACCCTCTCTACCGGAAACATCATCAAAACCAGCTGACATTCAGTATCCTGTATGCGTTTTCGGAGAACTTTGTCCTTCCCTTGTCGCACGACGAGGTGGTTCATGGAAAACGCTCGCTCCTGGATCAAATGCCGGGAACGGATGTGGAAAAATTTTCCAACTTGAGACTTTTGCTGGGTTACCTTTTCGCCCATCCCGGGAAGAAGACGCTGTTTATGGGAAGCGAATGGGGTCAATGGAAAGAATGGAACCATGACGAGAGTCTCGACTGGAATCTTCTCGAATTCAGTCCCCATCAGGGCGTCCAGCGCTGGGTAAAAGATTTAAATCACCATTACCGGAACGAACCGTCGCTTTTTGAGTGGGATCACCAATCGAGCGGTTTCGAATGGATCGATTTCCTCGATTGGGAAGAGAGCGTGATCTGTTTTGCGCGGTTGGGTCCGAGCCAGGAGACGGTTTCGCTGATTATTTGTAATTTCACACCGGTCCCGCGCTTTCACTATCGGGTCGGGGTCCCGAGAGAAGGATTCTGGATTGAAGTTTTAAATAGTGACGCTGCTTCTTATGGCGGAAGCAATCTGGGCAATCTCGGCGGTGTCGACTCCGAACCGCTTCCTTTCCATGGGAGGAACAATTCAATTTCCGTTTCTCTCCCTCCCTTAAGCATTCTCTTTTTCAAAAACAGGAAAATCGGTTAA
- a CDS encoding acyltransferase, producing MKVGYVQTHPKFGEKKANVDQALEMLSTESADLMVLPELFNSGYQFTSKSEAAGLAEEIPSGYTTRRLIKLAREKRMYLVAGIAEKKGRHLYNSAILVGPAGFIDVYRKIHLFYEEKLWFTAGNKQIKAYDIGKARIGIMICFDWFFPEISRILALLGAEIICHPSNLVLPHCPQAMITRSLENRVYSVTANRVGFEERDEKERLSFIGFSQIVSPKGEVLHRASGEKLALQVLEINPLEARKKSINRYNHLFEDRRPDFYQTLLKPVEE from the coding sequence ATTAAAGTCGGCTATGTTCAAACGCATCCGAAGTTTGGCGAAAAAAAGGCCAACGTAGATCAGGCGCTCGAAATGCTCTCTACCGAATCTGCAGACCTGATGGTTCTACCGGAGCTTTTTAATTCGGGTTACCAGTTCACTTCCAAATCCGAGGCGGCGGGCCTGGCGGAAGAAATCCCTTCGGGATATACCACCCGGAGGCTCATTAAGCTGGCCCGTGAGAAGAGAATGTATCTCGTCGCAGGAATTGCTGAAAAGAAAGGAAGACACCTTTACAATTCCGCGATCCTCGTCGGTCCCGCGGGTTTTATCGATGTTTACCGTAAAATCCACCTCTTTTACGAAGAAAAACTCTGGTTTACGGCAGGGAACAAGCAGATCAAGGCGTATGATATCGGCAAAGCCCGAATCGGAATTATGATCTGCTTCGACTGGTTTTTTCCGGAGATATCCAGAATTCTTGCGCTGCTCGGCGCCGAAATTATCTGCCATCCTTCCAATCTGGTTTTGCCCCATTGTCCCCAGGCAATGATTACCCGAAGTCTTGAAAACAGGGTCTATTCTGTCACGGCTAACCGGGTCGGGTTCGAGGAAAGGGACGAAAAGGAACGGCTCTCTTTTATCGGATTCAGCCAGATCGTCTCACCCAAAGGGGAGGTCCTTCATCGGGCCTCCGGGGAAAAGCTGGCGCTTCAGGTTCTCGAGATTAACCCGCTTGAGGCTAGGAAAAAATCAATTAATCGATATAATCATCTTTTTGAAGACCGGCGCCCGGATTTCTACCAAACGCTTCTTAAACCCGTTGAAGAGTAA
- a CDS encoding glycogen/starch/alpha-glucan phosphorylase: MGKDPVSATEHDWYTSTVYMLRDRLIQRWIETIPQYQKSDAKIVYYLSLEFLVGRSLTNGLLNMGLHEVTRKVLNEMGNQLEHLCEVEVEAALGNGGLGRLAACMLDSMITLRLPSYGYGIRYEYGMFKQKIEQGCQVEHPENWLRIGNPWEFQHSEVLYSVKFFGRVQKSTDAAGQIRHHWVDADEVMAMAYDIPIPGYGPHSNVSVLRLWSAKSSRDFDLKYFNEGNYIKAVEDKVETENISKVLYPSDSTHVGRELRFKQQYFFVSAALQDILHRFMQNHTSLEQFPEKVAIQLNDTHPSIGIPELMRILIDDHQLEWENAWSITSRTFAYTNHTLLPEALETWPVHLFESLLPRHLQIIYDINDRFLKEVSLQYPGNKELIKRISIIQEEGERRVRMAHLAVVGSHKVNGVSKLHTRLMKETIFADFYRFYPDRFLSITNGITPRRWLNQSNPRLSQLISSRIGERWKTHLEELKQLIPLADDPEFSQAFWEVKMSNKTKLAGLIKKNLGIEVNVDSLFDIQVKRLHEYKRQLLNILHLITLYNRIRSNPLISRLPRTVIFGGKAAPDYTYAKLIINLIHNVADIINHDPLIQDRLKVVFIPNYDVSTAEDIIPACELSEQISTAGTEASGTGNMKMALNGALIIGTLDGANIEILEEVGEENIFIFGLTADRIGKLRKEGYDPNVYYNANPELKQVLDMIGSGFFSPGSSDRFRPIVDSLLRGGDRYFLLADFESYVACQERVETVYQNRREWIRRSILNTANMGKFSSDRVVQEYAEKIWNVRPYSAPPS, translated from the coding sequence ATGGGCAAAGATCCCGTATCGGCGACCGAACATGACTGGTATACCAGCACCGTTTATATGTTGCGGGACCGGCTGATTCAGCGCTGGATCGAAACCATTCCCCAGTACCAGAAGAGCGACGCTAAAATCGTCTATTATCTTTCACTTGAATTCCTGGTCGGGAGATCTTTGACAAATGGTCTTCTGAATATGGGTCTTCATGAAGTCACGCGCAAGGTGTTAAATGAAATGGGTAACCAGCTCGAACATCTTTGCGAGGTTGAAGTGGAGGCGGCACTGGGAAACGGTGGTCTGGGCAGGCTTGCAGCCTGTATGCTTGATTCCATGATTACGCTTCGGCTTCCCAGTTATGGCTATGGCATACGATATGAATATGGCATGTTCAAACAGAAGATTGAACAGGGATGTCAGGTGGAACATCCGGAGAACTGGCTTAGAATCGGGAATCCCTGGGAATTTCAGCATTCTGAAGTACTCTATTCGGTTAAATTCTTTGGCCGTGTTCAAAAATCAACGGACGCGGCAGGCCAGATCCGGCATCATTGGGTTGATGCGGACGAAGTCATGGCAATGGCTTACGACATCCCGATTCCGGGATATGGACCCCATTCCAATGTGAGTGTGTTGAGACTCTGGTCCGCAAAATCCTCACGCGACTTTGACCTGAAATACTTCAACGAAGGGAACTACATAAAAGCGGTTGAAGACAAGGTTGAAACCGAAAACATCTCAAAGGTCCTATATCCAAGTGATTCCACGCATGTGGGACGCGAACTCCGGTTTAAACAGCAATACTTTTTCGTCAGCGCGGCCCTTCAGGATATCCTTCACCGTTTTATGCAAAACCACACCTCGCTGGAACAGTTTCCGGAAAAAGTGGCGATTCAGCTGAATGACACCCACCCTTCAATCGGAATTCCCGAACTCATGCGAATATTGATCGATGACCACCAGCTTGAATGGGAAAATGCGTGGTCAATTACTTCCAGGACTTTCGCATACACCAATCACACTTTACTCCCCGAGGCGCTGGAAACCTGGCCCGTCCACCTGTTTGAATCACTCCTTCCGAGACACCTTCAAATCATTTACGATATCAACGACCGCTTCCTGAAGGAAGTTTCGCTTCAATACCCGGGGAATAAAGAACTCATCAAACGGATTTCCATCATCCAGGAAGAGGGAGAACGACGGGTCCGGATGGCCCATCTCGCAGTCGTGGGGAGCCACAAAGTAAACGGCGTTTCAAAACTTCACACCCGCCTGATGAAAGAGACGATCTTTGCCGATTTCTACCGGTTTTATCCTGATCGATTTCTCAGTATTACCAACGGGATCACGCCGCGGCGCTGGCTCAATCAATCCAATCCCCGTTTGTCACAGCTCATTTCCTCCCGAATCGGAGAGAGGTGGAAAACTCATCTCGAAGAATTGAAACAACTCATTCCTCTTGCAGATGATCCGGAATTTTCCCAGGCGTTTTGGGAAGTAAAAATGTCAAATAAAACGAAGCTGGCCGGATTGATTAAAAAGAATCTGGGTATAGAGGTCAATGTCGATTCGCTGTTTGATATTCAAGTGAAAAGGCTTCACGAATATAAACGGCAATTGCTGAATATTCTCCATCTGATTACTCTTTATAACCGGATTCGGTCCAATCCCTTGATATCCAGGCTTCCCCGAACCGTGATTTTTGGCGGAAAAGCCGCTCCTGATTACACCTATGCCAAACTCATTATCAATCTTATCCATAATGTGGCAGATATTATCAATCATGATCCTCTGATCCAGGACCGGCTCAAGGTGGTGTTTATTCCTAACTATGACGTTTCGACCGCTGAAGATATCATTCCGGCCTGCGAACTTTCCGAACAGATTTCCACAGCCGGAACCGAAGCTTCGGGTACGGGAAATATGAAAATGGCACTCAATGGCGCTTTAATCATTGGAACTCTGGATGGGGCAAATATTGAAATACTTGAAGAAGTCGGAGAGGAAAATATCTTTATATTTGGATTGACGGCCGACCGGATTGGCAAACTTCGTAAGGAAGGTTACGACCCCAATGTGTATTACAATGCCAATCCTGAACTGAAGCAGGTGTTGGACATGATCGGCTCCGGTTTCTTTTCTCCCGGGTCGTCGGATCGTTTTCGGCCCATTGTCGACTCCTTGTTGCGGGGAGGCGACCGCTATTTTCTCCTGGCTGACTTTGAATCGTATGTGGCCTGTCAGGAGCGTGTCGAAACAGTTTATCAGAACCGGCGCGAATGGATACGTCGGTCCATTCTGAATACGGCAAACATGGGAAAATTTTCGAGTGATCGTGTCGTGCAGGAGTATGCCGAAAAAATCTGGAACGTTCGTCCCTATTCAGCTCCCCCTTCTTGA
- the glgC gene encoding glucose-1-phosphate adenylyltransferase, whose product MVEKTLTFILAGGTGSRLFPLTSDRAKPAVPFGGIYRIIDFTLSNCLHSGLRRILILTQYKSHSLQKHVRDGWAIFNPEINEFITTVPAQMRIGEGWYAGTADAINQNRFLLERSDADFVLILAGDHIYRMDYARMLEEHVRRNLDVTVGTVPVPVSEGRSFGVLETDDQNRIRRFYEKSGELHPMRGDPTQALASMGIYIFNRKFLLSILDKSSKVSPPWNDFGKDILPSIVATNSVGAYRFGGMADRIIQDGYWRDVGSLDAYYEANMDLLKPMPPLNLYQKDWPIRTYHGQYPPARNVASPTGEPVSGTNTLLSGGDLIVGARISHSILGPDVWVEDGAVIEDSILFSGVRVKAGAQLKRCIIEKGVVIPSNEKIGWDLEKDKKNYAVSENGVVVVPIGSRCERNLEERVEWKN is encoded by the coding sequence ATCGTAGAAAAGACACTCACCTTTATTTTAGCTGGAGGAACCGGTTCCCGACTCTTTCCTTTGACTTCTGACCGGGCAAAGCCGGCGGTTCCGTTTGGCGGTATTTATCGAATCATCGATTTTACTCTTTCAAACTGTCTTCATTCAGGCCTTCGCAGAATCTTGATTCTCACTCAGTATAAATCCCACTCATTGCAGAAACATGTGAGAGACGGGTGGGCTATCTTTAATCCTGAAATCAATGAATTTATAACAACGGTTCCGGCCCAGATGCGGATTGGAGAGGGTTGGTATGCCGGGACGGCGGATGCGATCAATCAAAACCGGTTTCTTTTAGAACGGAGCGACGCTGATTTTGTTCTGATTTTGGCAGGGGATCATATTTACCGAATGGATTATGCGAGAATGCTGGAGGAGCATGTTCGCCGCAATTTGGATGTCACTGTGGGAACGGTTCCCGTTCCCGTCTCTGAAGGAAGATCTTTTGGAGTCCTGGAGACAGATGATCAAAATCGGATTCGGCGATTTTACGAAAAATCAGGGGAACTCCATCCGATGCGCGGCGATCCGACCCAGGCACTGGCCTCGATGGGAATTTATATTTTTAACCGAAAATTTCTCCTCAGCATTCTGGACAAATCTTCCAAAGTCTCTCCTCCCTGGAACGATTTTGGCAAAGATATTCTTCCCAGTATCGTTGCCACGAATTCCGTTGGCGCTTATCGATTTGGTGGAATGGCGGATCGGATTATTCAGGACGGTTATTGGAGGGATGTCGGTTCCCTCGATGCTTACTATGAAGCAAACATGGATCTGCTCAAGCCAATGCCCCCCTTAAATCTCTACCAGAAGGATTGGCCCATCCGTACCTATCATGGCCAATATCCTCCGGCCAGAAACGTGGCTTCTCCCACCGGGGAACCTGTTTCGGGAACCAACACGCTGCTTTCAGGAGGAGATCTGATTGTCGGGGCGAGGATTTCCCATTCCATTCTGGGTCCTGATGTCTGGGTCGAAGACGGAGCGGTCATTGAAGATTCGATTCTATTTTCAGGTGTCCGAGTCAAGGCCGGAGCGCAGCTGAAACGTTGTATCATTGAAAAGGGAGTCGTTATTCCGTCGAACGAGAAAATAGGGTGGGATCTCGAAAAAGACAAAAAGAACTATGCCGTCTCGGAAAACGGAGTCGTCGTTGTCCCTATCGGGAGTCGATGCGAGAGAAACCTGGAAGAGAGAGTCGAATGGAAAAATTGA
- the ligA gene encoding NAD-dependent DNA ligase LigA — protein MSDALKKEILSLREEINRHNYRYYILNQPSVSDSEFDKLFKRLVQLEKENPHFLAADSPTQRVGAPLESLGKNVRHEVPMLSLDNAFSEEEAMDFDTRVRKFVKEEVIEYLVEPKYDGISSSLIYEDGLFVQGSTRGDGTIGEDVTSNLRTIHTIPLRLRMLQPDKNRGRSVPSKIEIRGEVLITKESFRTINRLQAENALPLFANPRNAASGALRQLDPSMTAKRKLHFYAWGAGKVEGFNFDTQLEILEQLQEWGFKVSSDLMLCHSITETIERHHQMEKKRSELEFELDGVVIKVNQLAYHRELGETSRHPRWGLAYKFRPMQKTTRVAQIEVQVGRTGILTPVAILDPVELGGVTVSRATLHNEGELAEKNILIGDTVFVERAGDVIPEVIKPVIEMRSGKEIRFHMPERCPVCGSETKREGAYLYCISLSCPAQIKGKIVHLCSKKGFDIAGLGIKKVDQLFEAGLLKQVSDVFYLRKDNLVQLPGWEVKSAQNLIEEIERAKRVTFPRFLYSLSMIGVGSTVAKIIGQNFGSIEELEQSSLERLTSIHGIGPELGTSVIHFFSEKRNQNVMRAILESGVQIEFSRIKSKLAWEGIKFVITGSFKTFSREELIQRIEREGGSVTTAVSSRTHFLVAGEDPGSKLIKARKLGVPVLTEMDYLEREKSLAQL, from the coding sequence ATGAGCGATGCACTCAAAAAAGAAATTCTTTCGCTTCGTGAAGAAATCAATCGGCACAATTATCGATATTATATTTTGAATCAGCCTTCCGTTTCCGATTCAGAATTCGACAAGCTCTTTAAGAGATTGGTTCAGCTTGAAAAGGAAAATCCGCATTTTCTAGCGGCCGATTCGCCGACTCAGCGTGTCGGGGCTCCCCTTGAAAGTCTTGGTAAAAATGTCCGTCATGAAGTTCCCATGTTGAGCCTTGACAATGCTTTCTCCGAAGAAGAAGCCATGGATTTCGATACCCGCGTGCGAAAATTCGTCAAGGAAGAGGTTATCGAATATCTGGTTGAGCCGAAATATGACGGAATTTCATCTTCTTTAATCTATGAAGACGGTCTGTTTGTTCAGGGATCGACCCGGGGAGACGGAACCATTGGGGAAGATGTGACCTCCAATCTGCGAACGATTCATACGATTCCGCTTCGTTTAAGAATGCTTCAACCTGACAAGAATCGCGGTCGATCCGTTCCTTCTAAAATCGAGATCCGGGGCGAGGTGCTCATCACGAAGGAAAGTTTCAGAACGATCAACCGTCTTCAGGCAGAAAATGCGCTGCCACTTTTTGCAAACCCGCGAAATGCCGCGTCGGGCGCTCTCAGACAGCTTGACCCCTCAATGACCGCAAAAAGAAAGCTCCATTTTTATGCCTGGGGGGCAGGAAAAGTTGAGGGATTCAATTTTGACACTCAGCTTGAAATCCTGGAGCAACTCCAGGAATGGGGTTTTAAAGTATCTTCTGATCTGATGCTCTGTCATTCGATCACGGAAACGATCGAAAGACATCATCAGATGGAAAAGAAACGATCCGAACTGGAATTTGAATTGGACGGGGTCGTGATTAAAGTGAACCAGCTTGCCTATCACCGTGAATTAGGGGAGACCTCGCGTCATCCGAGATGGGGATTGGCGTACAAGTTCAGACCGATGCAAAAGACAACCCGTGTTGCACAGATTGAAGTCCAGGTGGGCAGGACGGGGATCCTGACGCCGGTCGCAATTCTGGATCCGGTGGAACTTGGCGGCGTCACGGTTTCCCGCGCGACGCTTCACAACGAAGGTGAACTGGCGGAAAAGAATATTTTGATCGGTGATACCGTTTTTGTGGAACGCGCCGGTGATGTCATTCCTGAAGTGATTAAACCCGTTATTGAAATGAGAAGCGGGAAGGAAATCCGCTTTCATATGCCTGAACGCTGTCCGGTTTGCGGATCAGAGACTAAGAGGGAAGGCGCTTATCTCTACTGTATCAGTCTTTCGTGTCCGGCACAGATTAAGGGGAAGATCGTTCATCTCTGCTCCAAGAAAGGGTTTGATATTGCGGGGTTAGGGATCAAAAAAGTCGATCAGCTCTTTGAAGCAGGATTGCTGAAGCAGGTGTCCGATGTCTTCTATTTGAGAAAAGACAATCTGGTTCAACTGCCGGGATGGGAAGTGAAATCAGCTCAGAACCTGATTGAAGAAATCGAAAGGGCAAAGAGGGTGACTTTCCCGAGATTTCTTTATTCGTTAAGCATGATCGGTGTCGGTTCGACGGTCGCAAAGATCATCGGACAAAATTTCGGATCGATCGAAGAGCTTGAACAGAGCTCATTGGAGAGACTGACTTCGATTCATGGAATCGGACCTGAATTGGGAACGAGCGTGATCCATTTCTTTTCAGAAAAGAGAAATCAGAATGTTATGAGGGCGATTCTTGAATCCGGTGTTCAAATTGAATTTTCAAGAATCAAATCAAAGCTGGCCTGGGAGGGGATAAAATTTGTGATTACAGGTTCTTTTAAAACCTTTTCCCGGGAGGAGCTGATTCAACGAATTGAACGAGAAGGAGGATCGGTCACCACAGCGGTCAGTTCCAGGACACATTTTCTGGTAGCAGGGGAAGATCCGGGGTCCAAGCTCATTAAGGCCCGAAAGCTGGGTGTTCCCGTTTTGACTGAAATGGACTATCTGGAAAGAGAGAAATCCCTTGCACAACTATGA
- a CDS encoding endonuclease III has translation MDNAGINQVVSILKKEIRKWKVPIVGVIANESRDPYLILISTVLSLRTKDKTTHEASRRLFALATTPREMVKLTEKQIETAIYPVGFYKTKARSILHLSHDLIQRFHSRVPDRMESLLTLKGVGRKTANLVLTLGYDQFGICVDIHVHRISNRLGYIKTKSPDESEFALRQCLPRRHWKIYNDLLVTFGQNLCKPVSPYCSLCKLSSLCERHGVLSSR, from the coding sequence TTGGATAATGCCGGAATCAATCAAGTTGTATCGATTCTGAAGAAGGAGATCAGAAAATGGAAGGTTCCGATTGTCGGAGTGATCGCAAACGAATCCCGTGACCCTTATCTCATTCTGATCTCCACAGTACTGAGTTTAAGAACAAAAGACAAAACCACTCATGAGGCTTCCAGGAGACTCTTTGCTCTCGCCACAACCCCCCGGGAAATGGTCAAACTCACTGAAAAACAGATTGAAACGGCTATTTACCCCGTCGGATTTTACAAGACCAAAGCAAGATCCATTCTTCATCTTTCCCATGATTTGATCCAGAGATTTCATTCAAGAGTTCCCGACCGGATGGAATCGCTGCTCACGTTAAAAGGGGTCGGCCGAAAAACGGCCAATCTGGTGCTCACATTGGGATATGATCAATTTGGAATCTGTGTCGATATCCACGTTCACCGCATTTCAAACAGACTAGGCTACATCAAGACAAAAAGTCCGGATGAAAGCGAGTTCGCGCTTCGGCAATGCCTCCCCAGGCGGCACTGGAAAATCTACAATGATCTTCTGGTTACTTTTGGACAAAATCTTTGCAAACCCGTTTCCCCTTACTGCTCTCTCTGTAAACTTTCCTCACTTTGTGAACGCCACGGAGTTCTCTCCTCGAGATAA
- a CDS encoding DnaJ domain-containing protein, whose translation MTLKFRDYYEVLGVPKTATPQDIKSAFRKLARKYHPDLVSPAQKKSSEEKFKELNEANEVLSDPEKRKKYDLLGANYREGMDFTPPPGHDGQGPFRGADFGTDFGGMGGFSDFFEAIFGGQGGRTGGHRSASSQTRPRKGEDIQAEMTLSLEEAHRGGLKKIFVEIGHNRKNLEVKVPPGVREGSKIRLTGQGFPDGDRPGDLYLNIKIKPHPAFVVEGDDVTVIQPIFPWDAVLGTHIQVATLDEPVKLRIPPGSQGGQKLRLKEKGLIRKKGERGDLYVALQIMLPEKITEKEKELYEKLKQLQSG comes from the coding sequence ATGACATTGAAATTTAGAGACTATTACGAAGTACTCGGCGTTCCCAAAACGGCCACTCCGCAGGATATTAAATCGGCTTTTCGAAAACTTGCGCGGAAGTATCACCCGGATCTTGTTTCGCCTGCGCAAAAGAAATCGTCCGAAGAAAAATTTAAAGAACTGAATGAAGCGAACGAAGTTCTGAGCGATCCTGAAAAACGAAAAAAATATGATCTCCTGGGTGCGAATTACCGCGAGGGAATGGATTTCACGCCTCCTCCAGGCCACGACGGACAAGGTCCGTTCCGCGGGGCTGATTTTGGGACAGATTTTGGAGGGATGGGAGGATTCAGCGATTTCTTTGAAGCCATTTTTGGGGGACAGGGAGGAAGAACGGGAGGCCATCGAAGTGCATCCAGCCAGACCCGGCCCCGGAAAGGAGAGGATATTCAGGCGGAGATGACCCTTTCTCTTGAGGAGGCCCATCGAGGAGGCTTGAAAAAAATATTTGTCGAAATCGGGCACAACCGGAAGAATCTGGAGGTCAAAGTACCGCCCGGGGTCCGCGAAGGATCTAAAATCCGCCTGACCGGACAGGGTTTTCCTGATGGTGATCGTCCCGGAGATCTTTATTTGAACATTAAAATAAAACCCCATCCCGCTTTCGTGGTTGAAGGGGATGATGTGACTGTCATTCAACCGATTTTCCCCTGGGATGCGGTCTTGGGGACCCATATTCAAGTTGCCACATTGGACGAACCGGTTAAATTGAGGATTCCTCCGGGGAGCCAGGGCGGACAAAAGTTAAGATTGAAAGAAAAGGGCCTCATCAGGAAAAAGGGAGAAAGGGGCGATTTGTACGTTGCTTTGCAGATAATGCTCCCGGAAAAAATAACCGAAAAGGAAAAGGAACTGTACGAGAAATTAAAGCAGCTCCAGAGCGGCTGA
- a CDS encoding TIGR02757 family protein, translating into MRKSLLKIEMARRMNQWYREFNFRSPLLSDPIQIVHRYQKPEEIELAGFISSTLAFGKIDLFRVIIQKILDMGKGNLKQFILDFNPSKDQKLFKNLYYRVWKEKDLVCLIYALQVLLIRYASLENLFLELTNPVDDHFESAMNAFSREFIRFDPSPVYGINHFPKSFKLFVPSPRNGSACKRFCLFLRWMIRKDDIDRGIWQRLSPSKLIIPLDTHIFKMACFLKLTRLNTPGWKMAREITASLKEIDPEDPLKFDFPLCHFSIQNQCPSGEDPKQCDLCSSRKKCYFEPKIRRVRKTRN; encoded by the coding sequence ATGAGAAAATCACTCCTAAAAATAGAGATGGCCCGGCGGATGAATCAATGGTACCGTGAATTCAATTTTCGCTCACCTTTGCTCAGTGATCCCATCCAGATCGTTCATCGGTATCAGAAACCCGAAGAGATCGAACTGGCCGGATTTATCAGCAGCACGCTCGCATTTGGGAAAATCGATCTGTTTAGAGTCATCATTCAGAAAATACTGGATATGGGGAAGGGGAATCTTAAACAATTTATCCTGGATTTCAATCCTTCTAAAGATCAAAAACTGTTTAAGAATCTTTATTATCGCGTCTGGAAAGAGAAGGACCTTGTTTGTTTGATCTATGCCCTGCAAGTTCTTCTCATCCGATATGCTTCTCTTGAAAATCTTTTTCTTGAACTAACGAATCCGGTAGACGATCATTTTGAGTCCGCCATGAACGCCTTTTCGCGTGAATTTATTCGATTCGATCCGTCACCGGTGTATGGAATCAATCATTTTCCGAAAAGTTTCAAACTTTTTGTCCCTTCACCACGGAACGGAAGCGCATGCAAACGCTTCTGCCTTTTCCTTCGGTGGATGATCAGGAAAGATGACATTGACCGCGGAATATGGCAGCGCCTTTCACCGTCGAAACTCATTATCCCCCTCGATACCCACATCTTTAAGATGGCCTGTTTTCTTAAATTAACCCGGCTTAACACGCCAGGCTGGAAAATGGCCAGAGAGATCACCGCATCGCTTAAGGAAATCGATCCGGAGGATCCGCTGAAATTTGATTTTCCTCTCTGTCATTTCAGTATTCAAAACCAGTGCCCGTCGGGCGAAGACCCCAAACAGTGCGACCTCTGCTCGTCGAGAAAAAAATGCTATTTTGAACCGAAAATTCGCCGGGTTCGTAAAACAAGGAACTGA